Proteins from one Athene noctua chromosome 20, bAthNoc1.hap1.1, whole genome shotgun sequence genomic window:
- the PTGES gene encoding prostaglandin E synthase, whose product MMENQVFMSFTFYSTILILKMYVVAIITGQVRLRKKAFANPEDALRNGGLQYYREDPDVERCRRAHRNDMENIFPFLFLGAIYSLLDPSPAVARIHFFIFCVGRIVHTIAYLLQLKAPTRSVAYSVAQLPCFSMALQILLATTPYW is encoded by the exons ATGATGGAAAACCAAGTGTTTATGTCATTTACGTTCTACAGCAcaatcttgattttaaaaatgtatgttgtTGCCATCATTACGGGACAAGTGAGACTCAGAAAGAAG GCGTTTGCAAACCCCGAGGATGCGCTGCGCAATGGGGGGCTGCAGTACTACCGCGAGGACCCCGACGTGGAGCGGTGCCGCAG GGCCCACCGCAACGACATGGAGaacatctttcccttcctcttcctcggAGCCATTTACTCCCTGCTGGATCCCAGTCCTGCAGTGGCCAGGATCCACTTCTTCATCTTCTGTGTGGGGCGCATCGTCCACACCATCGCTTACCTCCTGCAGCTGAAGGCGCCCACGCGCTCCGTGGCCTACAGTGTGGCACAGCTGCCCTGCTTCTCCATGGCTCTGCAGATCCTCCTTGCCACCACCCCGTATTGGTAA